GCGCTCGCGAATACCTTGACAAGGAAGTAGCAAAGAAGCCACAACTGGCGGACGATCGCGGCATACTGCAGTATCGCCGCTTCATGGATGCAACGGAGTTTGACTTATCGGGACGCAACGAGGATGCGCTAAAAGTGTTCGGCGAGCTCGTGACTACCGCCATGACCCCCGAAGAGAAACTCGGCTACCGAATTTACTATGCCAATGTTCTTCGCCGCAACAATCAGTTGGATTTGGCGATATCCGAACTTCAGAAGAATCTCTCTATCAACCCGAATCACGGCAAGACCCTGCTGAGACTGGCAGACGTTTATGAAACTGCCGGCGATCAGGCATCCGCGCTGGCTTATCGTCAACGAGCTGTCGATCTTTGGAAGAACGCTGATTCCGATTTTATCCCTTTGGTAAAATTGCGCGAGAAGCTCGAATCGTCGCTGGCATCTTCGCCACGAACCGTGGACACGCCGTCCGCCCCGGCTTCAAATAATTAGCTGTTGCTGACTCGACCTACTCGCCGATTATCTTGATCAATACCCTTTTGCGACGTTTGCCGTCGAACTCGCCGTAGAAAATCTGCTCCCACGGCCCAAAATCAAGTTTGCCTTCCGTAATCGCCACGACCACTTCCCGTCCCATAATCGTCCGCTTCAGGTGCGCATCGGCGTTGTCTTCATAGCCATTGTGGCGATATTGCGAATGCGGCTTCTCGGGCGCAAGCTTCTCCAGCCACTGTTCGTAATCCTGATGCAGTCCCGACTCGTCATCGTTAATGAACACACTTGCGGTGATGTGCATCGCATTACACAGTAGCAACCCTTCTCTGACACCGCTTTCATGCAGACATTCCTCGACCTCGGGAGTGATATTGATCAGTTGCCGACGCGACGCAGTTTCAATCCACATTTCTTTCCGATAGCTCTTCATAACAACTCCCGCCTTCCCTATCTATGTCCACCTTCACCATCACGCCGTTTGCGGTACTCCCGAAATTTCACTTCGCCAAGCGGAGTCTTGTCCTTGATCTTCAGACTATCGCGAAGCTCGGCACTGAAATCGCGATGATAGCGCCAGTTGATCACTGCCACAATCGCCATTCCCAATGCCGCACCCAAAGATGCCAGCCCCATATCTTTGTGGGCATCCCAAATGTCGCCTTGGGTGCCAAGGTATGCCATTCCCAGTTCACCGCCGAATACCTCTGCAACCAACCATTCGATCAACTCATAGAGCATCGAAAGCGACATTACCAGTTCTACCGGCAAATAGTAGCTCCAGGCGCCTTTCGCTTGGACAATGCGCATGAAGGTCTCACGAACCGGATAACAAAGTAAGAACCCGAACAAGAAATGTACCATGCGGTCAAATTGATTCCGCTCAAATCCAAACAACTCGTTGAGCGAAAAACCAAGCGTTGAGGTCCAATTCTCGTACGGAACTTCCGCATACGTGTAGTGTGATCCGATCGTATGCAGACACAAGAAGACAAACATCAGGATGTAGGATACATTGCTGAATCGAAATCGGTTGCGGGTATAGATCAGAACAGCGATGAAAACCACTGTTAGGACATTCTCCAGCACCCAATCCGAGAAATGCGAAGGCTGGTATGCCCAAAACAACCACCAGGCGCAGAACAACGCCAGTAGTTTTGTTCTCAATTCGAATCTTGAAGATGCCATCTTACTACCAAATATCACAGAGTTCTTGAAGATAGACAAATTGAGACTTTGATAAATGCATCTCAATCTTGCCGGCTCTTCGGGTGCAACAATTCATTCTCGAATATCTGTGGCTCGATTCGAGCTTGTTCGCTTCGTTTTGTTGTGAATTCAATGGTAAACAAAGTCCGCTTTTGACCGCTAAAAGCTATATGCTCGACCATCCGGGTCGCACTATCCCCCTTCCCAAAAATCGGTTGACAAAGAACTGCCATAGGCGTAATATGCCGAATCTATTTTTTGCGCAAGTTCTAAGCATTGCGCGTCTTGGGAGTAACGGGAGAGTGCGGAAGCCTTAGTGGCGCTCCATTGACAGGCGACAAAGACGCATTTGATCCTGACAGTACAGGTTGACTCATTTTTTTTCTTATCATGGAGACGATAATGAGAATTAGCAGGTTAACGACGCTTTCGCTGATGGTTGTCGTCCTCTTATCCGGGGTGGTTATGGCCGGAGGGTGGCAGTATTCGGGGGTCGGTGCACGGGCAAAGGCATTGGGAGGCGCATATCGCGGACTTTCCGATGACGGCGCAGGTGCCTACTATAACCCGGGCGGGTTGGCATTCTTAACAACCAACTACTTCAATCTCACCGCCGAATTCGCCGGTCCGAGACCCGAAGTTACGCCCAATTTCAACTCCAATGGTTACGAATTCGGCTACCTCAATGGCCAGACTCGTTATCCTGTCAAAGACAATGTCTACCTGATGGGAAACACCGCCTTGTTCTTCAAACCCAAAGGCTCAGATAAGATCACCTTTGGCGCCGCTCTCTATCAAATGTACGACCACAACGCGACGATGAACCTCTTCCAGATCTCCGATGCCTACAACAGTAAGCGTCAAGTCATGGAAGAAAATCATCGCTCCAACGTCGACGTCGTAACCTTCCAGCCGACTATTTCCTATAAGTTCTCTGATAAACTCGGAGTAGGCGTCGGTATTCAGATCAATCGCGGCGATCTTTGGATCGATCAGGTCGGCTTCGTCGATAATCCGTACGGCTATCCGCTTAAT
This genomic interval from bacterium contains the following:
- a CDS encoding YjbQ family protein, which gives rise to MKSYRKEMWIETASRRQLINITPEVEECLHESGVREGLLLCNAMHITASVFINDDESGLHQDYEQWLEKLAPEKPHSQYRHNGYEDNADAHLKRTIMGREVVVAITEGKLDFGPWEQIFYGEFDGKRRKRVLIKIIGE
- a CDS encoding DUF2238 domain-containing protein, encoding MASSRFELRTKLLALFCAWWLFWAYQPSHFSDWVLENVLTVVFIAVLIYTRNRFRFSNVSYILMFVFLCLHTIGSHYTYAEVPYENWTSTLGFSLNELFGFERNQFDRMVHFLFGFLLCYPVRETFMRIVQAKGAWSYYLPVELVMSLSMLYELIEWLVAEVFGGELGMAYLGTQGDIWDAHKDMGLASLGAALGMAIVAVINWRYHRDFSAELRDSLKIKDKTPLGEVKFREYRKRRDGEGGHR